Proteins co-encoded in one Quercus robur chromosome 8, dhQueRobu3.1, whole genome shotgun sequence genomic window:
- the LOC126694988 gene encoding F-box/LRR-repeat protein At3g59190-like, whose translation MAESSTQSNSKRQTLSPGKDAVVDRISSLPESLLCHILSFLPTKESVATSILSTRWKLLWTLVPKLDLDSDKINTLELSLHDDDVEDAREIMFAHVVSSVLAKQECGELQTFRLIWRFWWDGSHLEAWLRTAAARKVKEINLDIFTAREENLNLPPSFFSCRTLVVLKLTGTIDIDIDVDTPSLSFYFPSLKILHLVRILLPSIINSQEHSFLKLISGCPVLEDLSFTTDHFEGEYKLCVPTLKRLSISGINDSDYELEINAPALEYFDFDGDLGYIKFYEKPNNLVQADVCTYRFDDDYTSIFDDVYTSILVQYFCCTE comes from the coding sequence ATGGCCGAATCGTCCactcaatcaaattcaaaacgcCAGACACTCTCTCCCGGAAAAGATGCAGTGGTCGACAGGATTAGTAGTCTACCGGAATCTCTTCTCTGCCACATTCTCTCCTTCCTTCCAACCAAAGAGTCAGTCGCCACTAGCATTTTGTCAACCAGGTGGAAGCTCCTTTGGACTCTCGTCCCAAAGCTAGACCTCGACAGTGACAAGATCAACACTTTGGAGCTTTCGCttcatgatgatgatgttgaagaTGCACGTGAGATCATGTTTGCACATGTTGTGTCAAGTGTTTTGGCTAAACAAGAATGTGGAGAGCTCCAAACTTTTCGCCTCATATGGCGATTTTGGTGGGACGGTTCCCATCTCGAGGCATGGCTTCGCACTGCCGCTGCTCgtaaagtaaaagaaattaatCTCGACATTTTTACTGCTAGGGAGGAAAATCTGAATTTGCCTCCAAGCTTTTTCTCTTGCAGGACATTAGTGGTTCTGAAATTAACTGGTactattgatattgatattgatgtTGATACCCCTTCATTATCGTTTTATTTCCCGAGCCTAAAGATCCTGCATTTAGTACGTATTTTGTTGCCGAGTATCATTAATTCACAAGAACACTCTTTCTTGAAACTCATTTCTGGCTGCCCTGTCCTCGAAGATTTGTCATTTACAACTGACCATTTTGAGGGTGAGTATAAATTATGTGTACCCACGCTGAAACGCTTAAGTATCAGCGGTATTAATGACTCTGATTATGAACTCGAGATAAACGCCCCAGCTCTTGAGTACTTTGATTTCGATGGTGATCTAGGCTACATCAAATTCtatgaaaaaccaaacaaccTAGTTCAGGCGGATGTCTGTACTTATAGATTTGACGATGACTATACTTCTATATTTGACGATGTCTATACTTCTATACTAGTTCAATATTTTTGCTGCACTGAATAA
- the LOC126694986 gene encoding putative FBD-associated F-box protein At3g50710, with protein sequence MAESKRQTLSPGKDGVVDRISNLPESLLCHILSFLPTKDSIATSILSTRWKLLWTLVPKLDLDSDTINTSELSAAAAADDDDDDEDDEREIMFAHIVSSVLAQQECGELQTFRLQWKFGWDGSHLDAWLRTAAARKVKELDLDIFMHDCDVENLKLPPSFFSCRTLVVLKLSGDIDIDIDIDTPSLSFNFPSLKILHLLEISLPSNINSQEHSFLRLFSGCPVLEDLSFTTDLFEGEYKLCVPTLKRLSFSENVYNESAYELEINAPALEYFNFEGDLRDIKFHEKLDNLVQANVESYVYEDEHKEFYREWVFRLFTALSNVKFLSFSPYGTEWHNVGNIYPSSFQNLVQLDFNVTDCNWPMLQDLLQNAPNLETLVVTKEYTYDKSNLCWKEPQYDRDYLSSHLTSFYYGGFEGLKDEEEFVKYILKEARVLKTATIQVYREKSKENVLEKLSMFPRRSTTCLLRVE encoded by the exons ATGGCCGAATCAAAACGCCAGACACTTTCTCCCGGAAAAGATGGAGTGGTCGACAGGATCAGTAATCTACCGGAATCTCTTCTCTGCCACATCCTCTCCTTCCTTCCAACCAAAGACTCAATCGCCACAAGCATTTTGTCAACCAGGTGGAAGCTCCTTTGGACTCTCGTCCCAAAGCTAGACCTCGACAGTGATACGATTAACACTTCGGAGCTTTcagctgctgctgctgctgatgatgatgatgatgatgaagatgatgaacGTGAGATCATGTTTGCACATATTGTGTCAAGCGTTTTGGCTCAACAAGAATGTGGAGAGCTCCAAACTTTTCGGCTTCAATGGAAATTTGGGTGGGACGGTTCCCATCTCGACGCATGGCTTCGCACTGCTGCTGCTCGTAAAGTCAAAGAACTTGATCTTGACATTTTTATGCACGACTGTGATGTGGAAAATCTGAAATTGCCTCCAAGCTTTTTCTCTTGCAGGACATTAGTGGTTCTGAAATTAAGCGgtgatattgatattgatattgatattgacACTCCTTCATTATCCTTTAATTTCCCGAGCCTAAAGATACTGCATCTACTAGAAATTTCATTGCCGAGTAACATTAATTCACAGGAACACTCTTTCTTGAGGCTCTTTTCTGGCTGCCCTGTCCTCGAAGATTTGTCATTTACAACTGACCTTTTCGAGGGTGAGTATAAATTATGTGTACCCACTCTGAAACGCTTGAGTTTCAGCGAAAATGTATATAATGAATCCGCATACGAACTCGAGATAAACGCCCCAGCTCTTGAGTACTTCAATTTCGAAGGTGATCTCCGAGACATCAAATTCCATGAAAAACTAGACAACCTAGTTCAGGCAAATGTCGAGTCGTATGTGTATGAAGATGAACACAAAGAATTTTACAGAGAATGGGTATTCAGGCTTTTTACTGCTCTGAGTAACGTcaaatttctctcattttcccCTTACGGCACAGAG TGGCACAACGTTGGAAATATTTATCCTTCCTCATTCCAGAATTTGGTCCAACTGGACTTTAATGTTACTGATTGTAACTGGCCAATGCTACAAGACTTGCTCCAGAATGCTCCTAATCTAGAAACTCTTGTTGTTACTAAG GAATATACTTATGATAAAAGCAACTTATGCTGGAAGGAGCCACAATATGATCGTGACTATCTGTCATCACATCTTACAAGTTTTTATTATGGAGGATTTGAAGGTTTGAAAGATGAAGaggaatttgtaaaatatattctaaaggAGGCAAGAGTTTTGAAGACTGcaacaattcaagtttatagAGAAAAGTCGAAGGAAAATGTTCTTGAGAAACTGTCAATGTTCCCAAGGCGCTCAACAACATGTCTACTTAGAGTTGAATGA
- the LOC126696041 gene encoding LRR receptor-like serine/threonine-protein kinase IOS1, protein MAAKICPHCFNKQEVYIVMGRFKNFIPALFGGLALILLVQAQDQSGFINIDCGLAANSSYSEPTTGIIYISDVTYIDTGVSKSIPPEFKDGLQLQAWTLRSFPEGIRNCYSIYNITQGTKYIVRAIFSFFYGNYGGRGKLPEFDLHLGPNLWDTIKIENISVSVIKELIHVPSLNHIQVCLVNTGLGTPFISALELRPINSSSYVTNFGSLSHFFRSDLGSEKGYRYKDDVYDRYWSPYDYNDWKAVSTSLTVNSERHNAYWVPSVVMSTAATPINESAPMEFYWQPTDTNSEFYVYMHFAEVVKLRANESRSFNITINGTKEPKSPEHSYGPLSPRYLLTDTVYSRAALTGGKYVFSIVKTENSTLPPIINAIEIYTVKNLSRSETDQQDDRRYTKPNLKLVNKANLDKLLKAEIYVNEADGQLRAAHLILGYTPISFAFQAPKCVIRARDPRLHRISVAYEGFIVPEGIPLPQYTSRTELLFVASVPAGTSSSLPTLREKEVKGRKEKKKGEKKIVAVSESSDDFGIFDQPISPEEDPAEMGIQRKP, encoded by the exons ATGGCAGCAAAGATATGCCCACATTGTTTCAATAAGCAAGAAGTTTACATTGTGATGGGGCGGTTCAAAAATTTCATCCCTGCATTGTTTGGTGGTTTGGCTCTCATTCTTTTGGTTCAAGCTCAGGATCAATCAG GCTTCATAAACATAGATTGTGGACTAGCAGCAAATTCGAGCTATTCAGAGCCCACAACAGGCATAATTTACATTTCTGATGTGACCTACATTGACACTGGTGTAAGTAAGAGCATACCACCTGAATTCAAAGATGGCCTACAACTACAAGCGTGGACACTCAGAAGCTTTCCAGAAGGAATCCGGAACTGTTACAGCATATACAACATTACACAAGGCACTAAATATATTGTCCGAGCaattttctccttcttttatgGGAATTATGGTGGTCGGGGCAAATTGCCTGAATTTGATCTGCATCTTGGACCAAATTTGTGGGATACCATCAAAATAGAGAATATTTCCGTTAGTGTAATCAAGGAGCTCATACATGTTCCATCTCTAAATCACATACAAGTCTGTCTTGTAAACACTGGTCTTGGGACACCATTTATATCAGCACTAGAGCTAAGGCCAATAAACAGTTCATCGTATGTGACAAATTTTGGATCATTGTCGCACTTCTTTCGCTCTGATTTGGGTTCAGAAAAAGGATACAG GTATAAGGATGATGTTTATGATCGCTATTGGTCACCCTATGACTACAATGATTGGAAAGCTGTAAGTACCTCGTTGACAGTAAACTCAGAAAGACATAATGCTTACTGGGTACCATCTGTTGTCATGAGTACTGCTGCTACACCAATAAATGAGAGTGCTCCCATGGAATTCTACTGGCAGCCAACTGACACAAATTCTGAATTTTATGTCTACATGCACTTTGCTGAAGTTGTAAAGCTAAGAGCCAATGAGTCCAGATCATTCAACATTACAATAAATGGTACCAAAGAGCCAAAGAGTCCAGAGCACTCTTATGGACCCCTTTCTCCTAGATACTTGTTGACGGATACTGTGTACAGCAGAGCGGCCTTGACAGGAGGAAAATATGTTTTCTCTATCGTCAAAACTGAGAATTCAACACTTCCACCAATCATCAATGCAATTGAGATATATACAGTCAAAAATCTCTCACGATCAGAAACCGACCAACAAGATG ATAGACGCTACACAAAACCCAATCTTAAGTTAGTCAACAAGGCGAACCTGGATAAGTTGCTGAAAGCCGAAATATACGTGAACGAGGCTGACGGTCAGCTCCGGGCAGCGCACTTAATTCTCGGCTATACCCCCATTTCCTTTGCTTTTCAGGCGCCGAAGTGCGTGATTAGAGCTCGCGATCCTCGGCTTCACCGTATCAGTGTTGCCTATGAAGGGTTCATTGTTCCAGAGGGTATTCCGCTTCCTCAGTACACATCTCGCACAGAGCTTCTTTTCGTAGCCAGCGTCCCGGCAGGAACTTCTTCATCCCTACCTACCCTTAGGGAAAAGGAagtaaaagggagaaaggaaaagaagaaaggcgAGAAAAAGATCGTAGCAGTCTCTGAGTCCTCGGACGATTTCGGGATTTTTGATCAACCCATAAGCCCTGAGGAAGATCCTGCCGAGATGGGGATacaaagaaaaccctaa